In Streptomyces capitiformicae, one genomic interval encodes:
- a CDS encoding helix-turn-helix transcriptional regulator gives MTPDRFFTLMLLLKSRDAVTTQELAAALGVSLRTITRDLNWLRDAGLPVTAHRGRLGGVTMLPGSGLDLTRLTPGERDHLSLTGLDEKQRAELNASAESQRALSKIAAIQPRRVHELLPLTDVVHVDSRPWRQARASDTTPASLIGAVRRGRRLRIEYDSPCESCPRDLVVDPYGLFAKAGIWYLVADCARVPRMYRLERITTWKEVDQPRRIRESQTLATVAAALIDQWEHNHAIEVSATIDQTQIERAQRIFGLRLVPDDHEESATGRKVTIRFLHLEDVRALLPFGSAITVHGPTEARAHLRDLATNLAHHYAPSPTS, from the coding sequence GTGACCCCAGATCGCTTCTTCACCCTGATGCTGCTCCTCAAATCGAGGGATGCCGTGACCACACAGGAACTTGCCGCAGCGCTCGGGGTGTCCCTTCGAACCATCACGCGAGACCTGAACTGGCTCCGCGACGCCGGTCTGCCGGTGACCGCACACCGGGGCCGCCTCGGAGGCGTGACCATGCTGCCCGGGTCCGGGCTCGACCTCACGCGACTCACACCGGGCGAGCGTGATCATCTGTCGCTCACTGGGCTGGATGAGAAGCAACGTGCGGAGCTCAACGCATCGGCCGAAAGCCAGCGCGCGCTCTCCAAGATCGCCGCTATACAGCCGCGTCGAGTTCATGAGCTCTTGCCGCTCACCGACGTAGTGCACGTGGACAGCCGTCCCTGGCGTCAGGCACGAGCTTCCGACACGACTCCGGCTTCGCTGATCGGCGCAGTGCGGCGAGGACGCCGGCTACGGATCGAGTACGACAGCCCATGCGAGTCATGCCCACGCGACCTGGTCGTGGATCCCTACGGGCTGTTCGCCAAGGCCGGCATCTGGTACCTCGTCGCCGACTGTGCCCGAGTGCCACGGATGTACCGACTCGAACGGATCACGACGTGGAAAGAAGTCGACCAGCCACGACGGATCCGCGAGAGCCAGACCCTGGCCACCGTCGCCGCCGCGCTCATTGATCAGTGGGAGCACAACCACGCGATAGAGGTCAGCGCCACCATCGACCAGACCCAGATCGAGCGAGCGCAACGGATCTTTGGCCTACGACTCGTCCCGGACGACCATGAAGAATCCGCCACTGGCCGCAAGGTAACGATCCGCTTCCTGCATCTGGAGGACGTGCGAGCACTACTGCCGTTCGGGAGCGCCATCACTGTGCACGGCCCCACCGAAGCCAGGGCTCACCTCCGCGACCTCGCCACCAATCTTGCCCACCACTATGCGCCGTCACCAACGTCCTGA
- the cydD gene encoding thiol reductant ABC exporter subunit CydD, with protein sequence MFHVKPIDPRLLRYARATRLFLVAVVSLGAVGAVLVIAQAMLIAEVVVGAFQQGMSVAELRTPLLLLVAVAGGRALVSWLTELAAHRASAAVKSELRGRLLERAAALGPGWLSGQRTGSLVALASRGVDALDDYFSRYLPQLGLAVVVPVAVLARIVTEDWVSAAIIVGTLPLIPVFMVLIGWATRSQMDRQWRLLSRLSGHFLDVVAGLPTLKVFGRAKSQAESIKRITGEYRQATMRTLRIAFLSSFALELLATISVALVAVTIGMRLVHGEMDLYIGLVILVLAPEAYLPLRQVGAQFHAAAEGLAAAEEIFEVLQTPVPKSGTAPVPSSADIRFEGVTVRYPGRSYDAVSDVSFTVAPGETVALVGPSGVGKSTLLNVLLGFTEATEGRVSVGGADLVSLDLTEWRSRVAWVPQRSHLYAGSIAENVRLARPEADDAAVRRALADAGALEFVDALPAGADTVLGEDGAGLSAGQRQRLALARAFLADRPVLLLDEPTASLDGQTEAEVVAAVRRLAVGRTVLLVVHRPALLGVADRVVRLEASAEPVAVSGTRRVESAAMSRPADRETVRVQEQDLVPDTRGSVLGRVRRMAGPRRGRLALALLLGSLALGSAVGLMATSGWLISRASQQPPVLYLMVAVTATRAFGIGRAVFRYAERLVSHDTVLRMLADTRVAVYRRLERLAPAGLRTSRRGDLLSRLVADVDALQDYWVRWLLPTGAAVVVSAASVGFTTWLLSEAGVALAVGLLAAGAGVPLVTGAVARRAEHRLAPARGVLATRVADLLTGTAELTVAGALPARTAEARRADRVLTRIASRAATATALGNGLTALLSGLTVAATALLGAQAVVDGRLSGVAMAVVVLTPLAAFEAVLGLPLAVQFRQRVRRSAERVYEVLDAPDPVREPEEPAEAPVSPFPLRLARLGTRYAGQERDAIAGLDLTLEQGRRIAVVGVSGAGKTTLAQVLLRFLDAREGTYTLGGVDAYALDGDDVRRFVGLCAQDAHLFDSSVRENLLLARKDATEAELRDALARARLQDWVDELPDGLDTLIGEHGARLSGGQRQRLALARALLADFPVLVLDEPAEHLDLPTADALTADLLAATEGRTTLLITHRLAGLEAVDEVVVLAEGRIAQRGTFEELAAVDGPLRTMVEREAAGELLARV encoded by the coding sequence GTGTTTCACGTGAAACCGATCGACCCGCGACTGCTGCGGTACGCCCGTGCCACCCGCCTCTTCCTGGTGGCAGTGGTCAGCCTGGGCGCTGTCGGGGCGGTACTGGTCATCGCACAGGCGATGCTCATCGCCGAGGTGGTGGTCGGTGCCTTTCAGCAGGGGATGTCGGTCGCCGAACTACGAACTCCCCTACTGCTGTTGGTGGCCGTTGCGGGCGGCCGTGCGCTGGTCTCCTGGCTGACCGAGCTGGCCGCTCATCGCGCGAGCGCGGCTGTGAAATCGGAGCTGCGGGGCCGGTTGCTGGAACGGGCCGCCGCGCTGGGCCCCGGCTGGCTGAGCGGACAGCGCACGGGTTCGCTGGTCGCCCTCGCCAGCCGGGGCGTCGACGCGCTCGACGACTACTTCTCGCGCTATCTGCCCCAGTTGGGTCTCGCGGTCGTCGTGCCGGTGGCGGTGCTCGCGCGGATCGTCACCGAGGACTGGGTGTCGGCGGCGATCATCGTCGGCACGCTGCCGCTGATCCCGGTCTTCATGGTGCTTATCGGCTGGGCCACGCGATCGCAGATGGATCGTCAGTGGCGGCTGCTGTCCCGGTTGTCAGGGCACTTCCTGGACGTCGTCGCCGGGCTGCCGACACTCAAGGTGTTCGGTCGGGCCAAGTCGCAGGCCGAGTCGATCAAGCGGATCACCGGGGAGTACCGGCAGGCGACGATGCGGACGCTGCGGATCGCGTTCCTGTCGTCCTTCGCACTGGAGCTGCTCGCGACGATCTCGGTCGCGTTGGTCGCGGTCACCATTGGAATGCGTCTCGTGCACGGCGAGATGGACCTCTACATCGGGTTGGTCATCCTCGTCCTCGCCCCTGAGGCGTATCTGCCGCTCCGGCAGGTGGGCGCCCAGTTCCACGCTGCCGCCGAGGGGCTCGCGGCGGCCGAGGAGATCTTCGAGGTACTCCAGACGCCGGTGCCGAAGTCCGGGACCGCCCCCGTTCCGTCTTCCGCCGACATCCGCTTCGAAGGGGTGACCGTTCGGTATCCGGGGCGGTCGTACGACGCCGTCTCGGACGTGTCCTTCACCGTGGCTCCCGGGGAGACGGTGGCCCTCGTCGGGCCGAGCGGTGTGGGCAAGTCGACGTTGCTGAACGTCCTGCTGGGGTTCACTGAGGCCACCGAGGGCCGGGTGTCGGTCGGGGGAGCCGATCTGGTTTCGCTGGATCTGACGGAGTGGCGTTCGCGCGTGGCCTGGGTGCCGCAGCGGTCGCACCTGTATGCCGGGTCGATCGCCGAGAACGTAAGGCTGGCCCGTCCGGAGGCGGATGACGCGGCGGTACGGCGGGCGCTCGCCGACGCGGGGGCGCTGGAGTTCGTGGACGCCCTGCCCGCCGGGGCCGACACGGTGCTCGGCGAGGACGGTGCCGGTCTCTCCGCCGGACAGCGGCAACGGCTCGCCCTCGCCCGGGCGTTCCTCGCCGACCGGCCCGTACTGCTCCTCGACGAGCCGACGGCCTCGCTGGACGGGCAGACCGAGGCGGAGGTCGTGGCGGCGGTACGGCGGCTGGCGGTGGGCCGGACCGTGCTGCTGGTGGTGCACCGGCCGGCGCTGCTGGGGGTCGCTGATCGGGTGGTGCGACTGGAGGCTTCCGCGGAGCCCGTTGCGGTGTCCGGGACCCGGCGTGTCGAGTCGGCGGCGATGAGCCGCCCCGCCGACCGGGAAACCGTGCGTGTCCAGGAGCAGGACCTGGTCCCGGACACGCGTGGGAGTGTGCTGGGCCGGGTTCGCCGCATGGCCGGCCCTCGGCGGGGTCGTCTCGCGCTCGCTCTGCTGCTCGGCAGCCTTGCCCTGGGCAGTGCCGTCGGGCTGATGGCGACGTCCGGGTGGCTGATCTCGCGGGCCTCGCAGCAGCCTCCGGTGCTGTATCTGATGGTCGCCGTGACGGCCACGCGGGCGTTCGGTATCGGGCGGGCGGTGTTCCGGTACGCGGAGCGCCTGGTGTCGCACGACACGGTGCTGCGGATGCTGGCCGACACAAGGGTGGCCGTCTATCGGCGGCTGGAGCGGCTGGCGCCCGCGGGGCTGCGGACCAGCCGGCGGGGCGATCTGCTCTCGCGGCTGGTCGCCGACGTGGACGCCCTGCAGGACTACTGGGTGCGCTGGCTGCTCCCCACCGGAGCCGCGGTGGTCGTGTCCGCCGCCTCCGTCGGGTTCACCACCTGGCTGCTGTCCGAGGCCGGGGTCGCACTCGCTGTGGGGCTGCTCGCCGCCGGGGCGGGCGTGCCGCTGGTGACCGGGGCCGTGGCCCGGCGGGCAGAGCACCGGTTGGCGCCGGCCCGTGGCGTGCTGGCCACCCGGGTGGCCGACCTGCTCACCGGCACCGCGGAGTTGACGGTCGCCGGTGCTCTGCCCGCTCGTACCGCCGAGGCGCGGCGGGCCGACCGGGTGCTCACCCGGATCGCCTCCCGGGCCGCCACCGCCACCGCGCTCGGCAACGGACTCACCGCGCTCCTCTCCGGGCTCACCGTCGCGGCCACGGCTCTGCTGGGCGCACAGGCGGTTGTGGACGGGCGGCTGAGCGGTGTGGCCATGGCCGTCGTCGTGCTCACCCCGCTGGCCGCGTTCGAGGCCGTACTGGGGCTGCCGCTCGCCGTCCAGTTCCGCCAGCGGGTGCGCAGGAGCGCGGAGCGCGTGTACGAGGTGCTGGATGCCCCCGACCCCGTACGCGAACCGGAGGAGCCGGCCGAGGCGCCGGTGTCGCCGTTCCCGCTGCGGCTCGCACGGCTCGGCACCCGGTACGCGGGGCAGGAGCGGGACGCGATCGCCGGACTGGACCTCACCCTCGAACAGGGGCGCAGGATCGCCGTGGTCGGTGTCTCGGGGGCGGGCAAGACGACGCTCGCGCAGGTGCTGCTGCGCTTCCTGGACGCGCGTGAGGGGACGTACACCCTGGGCGGTGTGGACGCCTACGCGCTCGACGGTGACGACGTACGGCGATTCGTCGGGCTGTGTGCCCAGGACGCGCACCTCTTCGACAGTTCCGTGCGGGAGAACCTTCTGCTGGCCCGGAAGGACGCCACGGAGGCGGAACTTCGTGACGCGCTCGCGCGAGCGCGGCTGCAGGACTGGGTCGACGAACTGCCCGACGGGCTGGACACGTTGATAGGCGAACACGGGGCGCGGCTGTCCGGCGGCCAACGTCAGCGGCTCGCCCTCGCCCGCGCGCTGCTGGCCGACTTCCCGGTCCTCGTCCTCGACGAGCCCGCGGAACACCTCGACCTGCCCACCGCCGACGCGCTCACCGCGGATCTGCTGGCCGCGACCGAGGGCCGTACGACCCTGCTGATCACCCACCGGCTGGCCGGACTGGAGGCCGTGGACGAGGTCGTCGTACTGGCGGAGGGGCGGATCGCGCAGCGCGGGACGTTCGAGGAACTGGCCGCCGTCGACGGCCCGTTGCGGACGATGGTCGAGCGGGAGGCGGCGGGGGAGCTGCTGGCACGGGTTTGA
- a CDS encoding VOC family protein translates to MTTSVVSIVYVNDAPAAARFYGDLLGMSPSFETSGYITFDLGPGADLGVWSGQFEDLSPDVPRTSEVCLAIDGGPDELNAIFEQWKSKGVTILREPHDAGFGLTFLAADPDGNRIRVAPQD, encoded by the coding sequence ATGACCACATCCGTCGTGTCCATCGTCTACGTGAACGACGCTCCCGCCGCAGCTCGTTTCTACGGCGACCTCCTCGGCATGAGCCCCTCGTTCGAGACTTCGGGATACATCACCTTCGACCTCGGGCCAGGCGCTGACCTCGGTGTGTGGTCTGGCCAGTTCGAGGATCTGTCACCGGACGTCCCGCGCACCAGTGAGGTGTGCCTGGCCATCGACGGTGGACCCGACGAGCTCAACGCGATCTTTGAGCAGTGGAAGTCAAAGGGGGTCACGATCCTGCGCGAGCCTCATGATGCGGGGTTCGGGCTGACCTTCCTCGCAGCCGATCCTGACGGGAACCGTATCCGCGTCGCACCGCAGGACTGA
- the hisC gene encoding histidinol-phosphate transaminase: MSETSPKLRAELEGIPTYKPGKPAAAGGPVAYKLSSNENPYPPLPGVLEGVTAAATSFNRYPDMACTGLMSELSDRFGVPVTDLATGTGSVGVAQQLLQATSGPGDEVIYAWRSFEAYPIITQISGATSVQVPLTPGDVHDLDAMADAITDRTRLIFVCNPNNPTGTAVRRAELERFLDRVPGDVLVVLDEAYREFVRDVEVPDGVEFYRERPNVCVLRTFSKAYGLAGLRVGFAIAHEPVAAALRKTAVPFGVSQLGQDAAVASLRAEDELLGRVGALVCERNRVVEALRAQGWTVPETQANFVWLRLGERTVDFAAVCEQAGVVVRPFPGEGVRVTIGETEANDIFLKVTESFRKEL; the protein is encoded by the coding sequence GTGAGCGAGACGAGCCCCAAGCTGCGAGCCGAGCTGGAGGGTATCCCCACCTACAAGCCCGGCAAGCCGGCCGCGGCGGGTGGTCCGGTGGCGTACAAGCTGTCCTCCAACGAGAACCCCTACCCGCCACTGCCCGGTGTGCTGGAGGGTGTGACCGCGGCGGCCACGTCCTTCAACCGGTACCCGGACATGGCCTGCACGGGGCTGATGAGCGAGCTGTCGGACCGCTTCGGGGTGCCGGTCACGGACCTGGCCACGGGCACCGGCTCCGTCGGCGTAGCCCAGCAGCTGCTGCAGGCCACTTCGGGTCCTGGTGACGAGGTGATCTACGCCTGGAGGTCGTTCGAGGCATACCCGATCATCACGCAGATCAGCGGGGCCACGTCCGTTCAGGTGCCACTCACTCCTGGCGATGTGCACGACCTGGACGCGATGGCGGACGCGATCACCGACCGGACCCGGCTGATTTTCGTCTGCAACCCCAACAATCCGACGGGTACGGCGGTCCGCCGGGCTGAGCTGGAGCGGTTCCTCGACCGGGTGCCCGGTGATGTGCTGGTGGTGCTGGACGAGGCGTACCGCGAGTTCGTGCGGGATGTCGAGGTTCCGGACGGTGTCGAGTTCTACCGCGAGCGGCCGAACGTCTGTGTGCTGCGTACCTTCTCCAAGGCGTACGGTCTCGCCGGGCTCCGTGTAGGCTTCGCGATCGCTCACGAGCCGGTGGCGGCCGCCCTGCGCAAGACGGCCGTGCCGTTCGGTGTGAGCCAGCTCGGCCAGGACGCGGCGGTCGCCTCCCTGCGTGCCGAGGACGAACTCCTCGGGCGCGTGGGCGCGCTGGTCTGCGAGCGGAACCGGGTAGTCGAGGCGCTGCGCGCCCAGGGCTGGACGGTGCCCGAGACTCAGGCGAACTTCGTGTGGCTGCGGCTGGGGGAGCGCACGGTCGACTTCGCCGCCGTGTGCGAGCAGGCCGGGGTCGTCGTACGGCCGTTCCCGGGCGAGGGCGTGCGGGTGACGATCGGGGAGACCGAGGCGAACGACATCTTCCTCAAGGTCACGGAGAGCTTCCGCAAGGAGCTCTAG
- a CDS encoding cytochrome ubiquinol oxidase subunit I, which translates to MDFALAPETLARWQFGITTVYHFLFVPLTISLAALTAGLQTAWVRSGKEKYLKATKFWGKLFLINIAMGVVTGIVQEFQFGMNWSDYSRFVGDVFGAPLAFEALIAFFFESTFIGLWIFGWDKLPQKIHLACIWMVSIGTILSAYFILAANSWMQHPVGYRINEAKGRAELTDFWLVLTQNTALTQVFHTLTAAFLTGGAFMVGIAAFHLARKKHVQVMKTSLRLGLVTVVIAGLLTAISGDLLGKVMFKQQPMKMAAAEALWDGEAPAPFSVFAYGDVDRGHNKVAIEIPGLLSFLANDDFSSHVPGINDVNKAEQEKYGPGDYRPNIPVAYWGFRWMIGFGMASFAIGLIGLWLTRKKFMLPQHLRVGDDEVPHLVLLPGKALGPTLTKWYWRIAFLTLGFPLIASSWGWIFTEMGRQPWVVYGVLRTEDAVSPGVSQGEVITSMIVFTTLYAVLAVVEVKLLVKYVKAGPPELTEADLHPPTKIGGDSRDADKPMAFSY; encoded by the coding sequence GTGGACTTCGCTCTGGCGCCGGAGACTCTGGCGCGATGGCAGTTCGGCATCACGACCGTCTACCACTTCCTCTTCGTCCCCCTCACGATCTCGCTCGCCGCACTCACCGCGGGCCTGCAGACCGCGTGGGTGCGCTCGGGGAAGGAGAAGTACCTCAAGGCCACCAAGTTCTGGGGCAAGCTCTTCCTGATCAACATCGCGATGGGTGTCGTCACCGGCATCGTGCAGGAGTTCCAGTTCGGCATGAACTGGTCCGACTACTCGCGCTTCGTCGGCGACGTCTTCGGAGCCCCGCTCGCCTTCGAGGCGCTGATCGCCTTCTTCTTCGAGTCCACCTTCATCGGGCTGTGGATCTTCGGCTGGGACAAGCTGCCGCAGAAGATCCATCTCGCCTGCATCTGGATGGTGTCCATCGGCACGATCCTGTCGGCGTACTTCATCCTTGCGGCCAACTCGTGGATGCAGCACCCCGTCGGCTACCGGATCAACGAGGCCAAGGGCCGGGCCGAGCTCACCGACTTCTGGCTCGTCCTGACCCAGAACACCGCGCTCACTCAGGTCTTCCACACCCTCACCGCCGCCTTTCTCACCGGCGGTGCCTTCATGGTCGGTATCGCCGCCTTCCACCTGGCCCGCAAGAAGCATGTACAGGTGATGAAGACCTCGCTGCGGCTCGGCCTGGTCACCGTGGTCATAGCCGGCCTGCTCACCGCGATCAGCGGCGATCTGCTCGGCAAGGTCATGTTCAAGCAGCAGCCCATGAAGATGGCCGCCGCCGAGGCGCTGTGGGACGGTGAGGCGCCCGCGCCCTTCTCCGTCTTCGCTTACGGCGACGTCGACAGGGGCCACAACAAGGTTGCCATTGAGATCCCCGGCCTGCTGTCCTTCCTCGCCAACGACGACTTCAGCTCGCACGTTCCCGGCATCAACGACGTCAACAAGGCCGAGCAGGAGAAGTACGGGCCCGGCGACTACCGGCCCAACATCCCCGTCGCCTACTGGGGTTTCCGCTGGATGATCGGCTTCGGCATGGCGTCCTTCGCCATCGGCCTGATCGGGCTCTGGCTCACCCGCAAGAAGTTCATGCTGCCGCAGCACCTCCGGGTGGGCGACGACGAGGTGCCGCATCTGGTGCTGCTGCCGGGCAAGGCTCTCGGCCCGACCCTCACCAAGTGGTACTGGCGCATCGCGTTCCTGACGCTGGGCTTCCCGCTCATCGCCAGCTCGTGGGGCTGGATCTTCACCGAGATGGGACGCCAGCCGTGGGTCGTCTACGGCGTCCTGCGTACCGAAGACGCGGTCTCCCCCGGCGTCTCTCAGGGCGAGGTCATCACCTCCATGATCGTCTTCACCACGCTGTACGCCGTCCTCGCCGTCGTCGAGGTCAAGCTGCTCGTGAAGTACGTCAAGGCGGGACCGCCGGAGCTGACGGAGGCCGACCTCCACCCGCCCACGAAGATCGGCGGCGACTCCCGTGACGCCGACAAGCCGATGGCCTTCTCGTACTAG
- the cydB gene encoding cytochrome d ubiquinol oxidase subunit II, whose translation MELHDVWFVLIAVLWIGYFFLEGFDFGVGVLTKLLARNRPEKRVLINTIGPVWDGNEVWLLSAGGATFAAFPEWYATLFSGFYLPLLLILVCLIVRGVAFEYRAKRPEENWQRNWETAIFWTSLLPAFLWGVAFANIVRGVKIDRDFEYVGNVGDLLNPYALLGGLVTLSLFTFHGTVFVGLKTVGDIRERARMLALQVGLVTAGLALLFLAWTQIEKGDGISLVAAGVAVAALVAALAAVQAGREGWAFALSGVTIVAAVAMLFLTLFPNVMPSSLNEEWSLTVTNASSSPYTLKIMTWCAAIATPVVMLYQGWTYWVFRKRIGTQHIAEPAH comes from the coding sequence ATGGAACTTCACGACGTCTGGTTCGTCCTCATCGCCGTCCTCTGGATCGGCTACTTCTTCCTGGAGGGCTTCGACTTCGGAGTCGGTGTCCTCACCAAGCTGCTGGCCCGGAACCGTCCGGAGAAGCGGGTCCTCATCAACACCATCGGGCCCGTCTGGGACGGCAACGAGGTGTGGCTGCTGTCGGCGGGCGGCGCGACCTTCGCCGCCTTCCCCGAGTGGTACGCCACGCTCTTCTCTGGCTTCTATCTGCCGCTGCTGCTCATCCTGGTCTGCCTGATCGTCCGCGGTGTCGCCTTTGAGTACCGGGCGAAGCGGCCCGAGGAGAACTGGCAGCGCAACTGGGAGACGGCGATCTTCTGGACCTCGCTGCTCCCCGCGTTCCTGTGGGGTGTGGCCTTCGCCAACATCGTGCGCGGGGTGAAGATCGACCGCGATTTCGAGTACGTGGGCAACGTCGGGGACCTGCTCAACCCGTATGCCCTGTTGGGCGGTCTGGTCACGCTGTCGCTCTTCACCTTCCACGGGACGGTGTTCGTCGGGCTCAAGACCGTCGGGGACATCCGGGAGCGGGCGCGGATGCTGGCTCTTCAGGTCGGGCTGGTGACGGCTGGGCTGGCGCTGCTCTTCCTCGCCTGGACCCAGATCGAGAAGGGTGATGGCATCTCGCTGGTGGCGGCGGGTGTGGCGGTCGCCGCGCTGGTGGCCGCGCTCGCGGCGGTCCAGGCGGGACGTGAGGGGTGGGCGTTCGCGCTGTCGGGGGTCACCATCGTGGCTGCTGTGGCGATGCTCTTCCTGACGCTCTTCCCGAATGTCATGCCGTCCTCGTTGAACGAGGAGTGGAGCCTCACGGTCACCAACGCCTCGTCGAGTCCGTACACCCTGAAGATCATGACGTGGTGTGCGGCGATCGCCACCCCGGTCGTGATGCTCTACCAGGGGTGGACGTACTGGGTGTTCCGCAAGCGGATCGGTACGCAGCACATCGCCGAGCCGGCGCACTGA
- a CDS encoding LacI family DNA-binding transcriptional regulator gives MTAAGKHQVSRADTPRRGSRSGRAGIRDVAAAAGVSITTVSDALNGKGRLPDATRRHVREVADRLGYRPSAAARTLRTGKSGLIGLTVTTYGDEPFTFTEFAYFAEMARAATSAALARGYALVILPATSRHDVWSNVALDGTVVIDPSDQDPVVSELVRQGLPVVSDGRPAGSLPVTAWVDNDHEAAVLGILDHLADAGARRIGLLTGTTTDTYTHLSTTAYLRWCERVGQDPVYEAYPAHDPCAGAVAADRLLARPDRPDAVYGLFDPNGTDLLAAARRYGLRVPDDLLLVCCSESAVYATTEPPITTLSLKPRRIGTAVVQLLIDAIEGVESDQPVEQVIPTELIVRSSSERRPPRTTVSPPRSPEEG, from the coding sequence ATGACAGCAGCAGGGAAGCACCAGGTGAGCCGGGCGGATACTCCCCGCCGAGGCAGCCGGTCGGGCCGGGCGGGCATTCGAGACGTGGCCGCCGCCGCCGGGGTCTCCATCACGACCGTTTCCGACGCCCTCAACGGCAAGGGCCGGCTCCCGGACGCCACCCGACGCCATGTACGCGAGGTCGCCGACCGACTTGGCTACCGCCCCTCGGCGGCGGCCCGAACCCTCAGGACGGGCAAGTCCGGCCTCATCGGCCTGACGGTGACCACGTATGGGGATGAACCTTTCACCTTCACCGAGTTCGCGTACTTCGCGGAAATGGCGCGGGCCGCCACCTCGGCCGCGCTCGCCCGGGGCTATGCCCTGGTCATCCTTCCCGCGACCTCGCGCCACGACGTGTGGTCGAACGTCGCCCTGGACGGAACCGTGGTCATCGACCCGTCCGACCAGGACCCGGTCGTCAGCGAGCTGGTCCGTCAGGGATTACCGGTGGTCTCCGACGGCCGCCCGGCCGGCTCGCTGCCGGTCACCGCGTGGGTCGACAACGACCACGAGGCCGCGGTCCTCGGCATCCTCGACCACTTGGCCGACGCGGGCGCCCGCCGGATCGGACTCCTCACGGGCACGACGACCGACACGTACACCCACCTCTCGACGACCGCGTACCTGCGCTGGTGCGAGCGCGTGGGCCAGGATCCGGTGTACGAGGCCTATCCCGCGCACGATCCGTGCGCGGGAGCCGTCGCCGCCGACCGGCTGCTCGCCCGGCCCGACCGCCCGGACGCGGTCTACGGCCTCTTCGACCCGAACGGCACCGATCTGCTGGCCGCGGCCCGGCGGTACGGCCTGCGCGTCCCGGACGACCTGCTGCTCGTCTGCTGCAGCGAGTCAGCCGTGTACGCCACCACCGAGCCGCCGATCACCACGCTCTCGCTGAAGCCACGCCGGATCGGCACGGCCGTGGTCCAGCTCCTCATCGACGCCATCGAGGGGGTCGAATCGGACCAACCGGTCGAGCAGGTGATACCGACGGAGCTGATCGTGCGGAGCTCGTCCGAGCGGCGTCCGCCGCGTACGACGGTCAGTCCGCCGCGATCACCCGAAGAGGGTTGA
- a CDS encoding IS481 family transposase, translated as MPHANAPLSVEGRRRLVKRCRTRPIAHVAAEMGISRACASKWVNRWRLHGDAGLQDRPSSPHRSPNATPAWVIEQIESWRREHKWSAQRITDELVSIGFVINRRTVSRHLTRLGLGERRFIDPGGENNRKPGKIIARWPGHLVHLDVKKVGRIPDGGGWRIHGRDSDQAKVASRAKSAGAKRGYVYLHSVVDGFSRLAYTEPLGDEKGATAAAFLARAKVWFAAHGINHIHRVVTDNGACYRSGDFARIVGQGTRHQRTKPYTPRHNGKVERYQRIMAEEVLYAREFTSEDARSAAITVWNIHYNYHRPHSAAAGKPPAARLRESVTNVEPSYS; from the coding sequence GTGCCCCACGCGAATGCGCCCCTGAGCGTCGAGGGCCGTAGGCGGCTCGTGAAGCGGTGCCGGACACGTCCCATCGCCCACGTCGCCGCTGAGATGGGCATCTCTCGCGCATGTGCCAGCAAGTGGGTAAATCGCTGGCGGCTACACGGTGATGCGGGATTGCAAGACCGGCCGTCGAGTCCGCACCGGAGTCCGAACGCGACTCCAGCATGGGTCATCGAGCAGATCGAGTCCTGGCGCCGCGAGCACAAGTGGTCCGCGCAACGGATCACCGACGAACTTGTGAGTATCGGTTTTGTGATCAACCGGCGAACTGTCAGCCGACACCTGACCCGGCTCGGCCTCGGCGAACGCCGCTTCATCGACCCAGGCGGTGAGAACAACCGGAAGCCGGGGAAGATCATCGCCCGCTGGCCCGGACACCTGGTGCACCTGGATGTGAAGAAGGTCGGCCGGATCCCTGATGGCGGCGGGTGGCGGATCCACGGCCGGGACAGCGATCAGGCCAAGGTCGCCAGTCGGGCGAAGTCGGCCGGGGCGAAGCGTGGCTACGTCTACCTGCACTCCGTCGTCGATGGTTTCTCACGGCTCGCCTACACAGAACCGCTGGGCGATGAGAAGGGCGCGACGGCTGCTGCTTTCCTCGCCCGGGCGAAGGTCTGGTTCGCCGCCCACGGCATCAACCACATCCACCGGGTCGTCACCGACAATGGCGCTTGCTACCGCTCCGGCGACTTCGCCCGCATCGTCGGGCAAGGCACCCGGCATCAGAGAACCAAGCCATACACACCTCGGCACAACGGGAAGGTGGAGCGCTACCAGCGCATCATGGCCGAGGAAGTCCTCTACGCCCGCGAGTTCACCAGCGAGGACGCCCGGTCAGCCGCGATCACAGTGTGGAACATCCACTACAACTACCACCGGCCGCATAGTGCTGCCGCCGGAAAGCCGCCAGCAGCACGCCTCCGAGAGAGCGTCACCAACGTCGAGCCCTCATACAGCTAG